Proteins from a genomic interval of Pseudodesulfovibrio nedwellii:
- a CDS encoding Bax inhibitor-1/YccA family protein, giving the protein MAQYPSMQQTGSRAEVVNAFMRGVYGWMSAGLGLTALVAFAVTQSQTLMQMFFVVDPATGAVGMSTLVFILLFAELGIVFYLGAKIRTMAPATATALFMLYSGLNGLTLTPILLAYTAESVASTFVITAGMFGTMSIYGLVTKKDLTSWGSLLFMGLIGIVIAMVVNMFLQSSAMAFAISVIGVIIFLGLTAYDTQKLKTMGETVPMNDSAAIRRGTILGALTLYLDFINLFLMLLRLLGNRE; this is encoded by the coding sequence ATGGCTCAATATCCCAGCATGCAACAAACCGGCTCCCGTGCCGAAGTTGTCAATGCCTTCATGCGTGGTGTCTACGGCTGGATGAGCGCAGGCCTTGGCCTGACCGCTTTGGTCGCCTTTGCCGTTACCCAGTCTCAGACTCTTATGCAGATGTTTTTCGTTGTTGACCCCGCCACCGGTGCCGTGGGCATGTCGACTCTGGTCTTTATTTTGCTTTTTGCCGAACTGGGCATTGTCTTTTATCTGGGCGCGAAAATCAGGACCATGGCTCCGGCCACGGCCACTGCTTTGTTCATGCTTTATTCCGGCCTGAACGGGTTGACCTTGACCCCGATTCTGCTCGCGTATACCGCTGAATCCGTGGCTTCCACGTTTGTTATCACCGCTGGCATGTTTGGTACCATGTCCATCTACGGACTTGTCACCAAAAAGGATCTGACCAGCTGGGGCAGCCTGTTGTTCATGGGGCTGATCGGTATCGTTATTGCCATGGTCGTGAATATGTTTCTGCAGAGTTCCGCTATGGCGTTCGCTATTTCGGTTATCGGTGTGATCATCTTCCTTGGCCTGACCGCTTATGACACGCAGAAGCTCAAGACCATGGGCGAGACTGTCCCGATGAATGATTCTGCAGCCATTCGGCGTGGTACCATCCTCGGTGCTCTGACCCTGTATCTGGACTTCATCAACCTGTTCCTGATGTTGCTCAGACTTTTGGGGAACCGCGAGTAA
- the lpxK gene encoding tetraacyldisaccharide 4'-kinase: MSESVTELQNILAPVLKPFGWVYGGVMRIRETLFHRGFMRRWEPSVPTVSVGNIGWGGTGKTPVADWLLGWAERHGLQSVLLTRGYGARPTSLPYHVQSGALAEESGDEPLMLARSNEKARIMVDPNRIRAGKAAMERFNPDFVILDDGFQHMAVKRHCNLVLLKPEDLMEGWNRVIPAGSWREPESALARADAFMIKIGPLGFEALTPFIDRHLSQFFKPVFSFQIMPTGVRHLLGGDSARDFDKGQYLLVSGVGDPEQVKHTATGYFGYPPLQHMIFKDHHPYSKKDALEISTKARQAGCKAVLCTPKDAVKLGPLCTEEFWEFDLHLEFGPSTLGDDTDFEAWWNRRFEIIDARLKDKARI, from the coding sequence ATGTCTGAATCAGTGACTGAATTACAGAATATTCTTGCTCCCGTGCTCAAGCCTTTTGGCTGGGTGTACGGCGGAGTTATGCGTATACGTGAAACGCTGTTTCATCGTGGTTTTATGCGGAGATGGGAACCTTCGGTGCCGACTGTTTCCGTGGGCAACATAGGCTGGGGTGGCACGGGCAAGACCCCAGTGGCCGATTGGCTTCTTGGCTGGGCTGAACGGCATGGATTGCAAAGTGTCTTGCTCACGAGAGGCTACGGAGCGCGTCCTACGTCGCTTCCATATCACGTGCAGTCTGGGGCCTTGGCCGAGGAATCGGGTGATGAACCGCTCATGCTGGCCCGTTCCAATGAAAAAGCACGTATTATGGTGGATCCTAATCGCATTCGGGCTGGGAAAGCCGCTATGGAGCGGTTCAATCCTGATTTTGTTATTTTGGACGACGGTTTTCAGCATATGGCGGTCAAACGGCATTGCAATCTTGTTTTGCTTAAGCCGGAAGACCTGATGGAAGGCTGGAATCGTGTTATCCCTGCCGGATCGTGGCGCGAACCAGAGTCAGCCCTCGCCCGAGCCGATGCGTTTATGATCAAGATCGGTCCTTTGGGATTTGAAGCTCTCACGCCGTTCATCGACCGACATCTGAGTCAGTTTTTCAAGCCGGTTTTCAGCTTTCAGATAATGCCTACGGGCGTGCGCCATTTGCTGGGCGGTGATTCGGCGCGTGACTTTGATAAAGGACAATACTTGCTTGTGTCAGGCGTTGGTGACCCTGAGCAAGTCAAGCATACGGCTACGGGATATTTTGGATATCCGCCGTTGCAGCATATGATTTTCAAGGACCATCATCCGTACTCGAAGAAAGATGCGCTTGAGATATCCACCAAGGCTCGCCAGGCAGGATGTAAGGCTGTCTTGTGTACACCTAAGGATGCGGTCAAACTCGGGCCGTTGTGCACCGAGGAGTTTTGGGAGTTTGATCTCCATTTGGAGTTTGGTCCATCCACTCTTGGCGATGATACCGACTTTGAAGCATGGTGGAATCGACGGTTTGAAATTATTGACGCGCGGCTCAAAGATAAGGCCCGCATATAG
- a CDS encoding GGDEF domain-containing response regulator, whose product MKILIVDDSPSTVDQLTAILHGAGYRDLSAVTTLEEALDSLSLAAKIEVPIDLVLLDLDIAATNGIAAILSIKSHNEFQDIPIIAITKDDGTANLDQAFAAGASDYIVKPLGKTELRARVRSALQLRREMIKRMMRERELEQLARKLERMSNQDGLTELANRRCFDDALVCEWVRNGREDQPLGLLMIDIDHFKQYNDALGHVNGDGCLYAVAKALQNAVHRPGDLVARYGGEEFAIILPNTGYKGAKAVADNIHENLAKTALGHPDSTVGSNVTVSIGVASGIPTCESSPEHLLQAADSALYQAKESGRNRTEVINLPSPKSLRQ is encoded by the coding sequence ATGAAAATTCTCATTGTCGATGATTCACCGTCTACGGTGGACCAACTTACTGCAATCCTTCACGGTGCAGGGTACCGGGATCTCTCCGCTGTCACGACACTGGAAGAGGCTCTCGACTCGCTTTCATTAGCCGCCAAAATAGAAGTCCCCATAGACCTCGTCCTTCTCGACCTTGATATCGCCGCCACCAATGGCATAGCCGCCATATTGTCCATAAAATCTCATAACGAATTTCAAGATATTCCCATCATCGCAATCACCAAAGATGACGGCACAGCGAACCTTGACCAGGCCTTTGCAGCAGGTGCATCCGACTACATTGTCAAACCACTTGGCAAGACGGAACTTCGAGCACGAGTCCGATCCGCTCTGCAATTACGGCGAGAAATGATCAAACGAATGATGCGCGAACGGGAACTTGAACAACTGGCTCGTAAATTGGAGCGCATGTCTAATCAAGACGGACTGACGGAACTGGCTAATCGACGATGTTTTGATGACGCCCTTGTTTGCGAATGGGTCCGCAATGGACGTGAGGATCAACCGCTAGGGTTGTTGATGATCGATATTGATCATTTCAAACAATACAATGATGCACTCGGTCATGTGAACGGAGATGGTTGTCTTTACGCCGTTGCCAAAGCTCTTCAAAATGCAGTGCATCGCCCAGGCGATCTGGTCGCTCGGTACGGCGGCGAAGAATTTGCCATCATTCTTCCTAATACCGGATATAAAGGTGCCAAAGCCGTGGCGGACAACATCCACGAGAACCTCGCAAAAACAGCTCTTGGACATCCAGATTCCACTGTTGGCTCCAATGTTACCGTCTCAATCGGTGTGGCATCCGGGATTCCAACCTGTGAATCTTCCCCCGAGCACCTGCTTCAGGCGGCTGATAGTGCCCTCTATCAAGCCAAAGAATCTGGCCGCAACAGGACCGAAGTCATTAATCTTCCCAGCCCAAAATCTCTGCGGCAATAA
- a CDS encoding ABC transporter substrate-binding protein gives MLKIICIYIIALLLMTTSAIADMPRVFVINSYHKDFQWVAEHNAALKRGLKNVASLSFFDLNTKRIPRSEFKTARDRAIQELKTIKPKVVVITDDDALKLLGKRISDLHIPIVYLGINANPRDYHVLDHQVTGVLERPLFKRSIVFIQDILHGGLKKCLVLYDNSTTAYASLDSVFDNQQNLRFAGTETNIRLIDTLKDWREAVLSAKDHGYNAMIVGLYHTIVDEDGNHVPDENVIRWTSANSPIPVFGFWDFSIGKDKALGGLVLAADPQGWEAAKLVKRILEGERASDIEPVIAETGRFIFSDYELKRWNLSRPVHLTVPSITIRHVE, from the coding sequence ATGCTCAAAATAATCTGCATATACATCATCGCTTTACTTCTCATGACCACTTCAGCCATTGCCGACATGCCTCGTGTTTTCGTCATCAACAGCTACCATAAAGATTTTCAATGGGTTGCAGAGCACAACGCAGCACTGAAACGGGGGCTCAAGAATGTCGCTTCTCTCTCATTCTTCGACCTGAACACCAAAAGAATTCCTCGAAGCGAATTCAAAACGGCCAGAGATCGTGCCATCCAAGAACTCAAAACCATTAAGCCCAAAGTCGTCGTCATAACAGATGACGATGCCCTCAAACTTCTTGGAAAACGTATTTCGGATTTGCATATTCCAATTGTGTATCTCGGCATCAATGCAAATCCCCGCGACTACCACGTTCTTGACCATCAGGTGACAGGTGTCCTTGAGCGCCCGCTCTTCAAACGTTCAATCGTTTTCATCCAGGACATACTTCACGGAGGCCTTAAAAAATGTCTGGTCCTCTACGACAACAGCACCACTGCTTATGCCTCGCTCGACTCGGTCTTCGACAACCAACAGAATCTCAGATTCGCTGGTACAGAGACTAACATCCGGCTTATAGACACGCTAAAAGATTGGCGTGAAGCCGTTCTTTCCGCCAAAGATCATGGATATAACGCCATGATTGTCGGACTCTATCACACCATCGTCGACGAGGATGGAAACCACGTGCCTGATGAAAACGTAATCCGGTGGACTTCTGCCAACAGCCCTATCCCGGTTTTTGGCTTTTGGGATTTTTCCATTGGGAAAGACAAGGCTCTCGGTGGGTTGGTTCTTGCCGCAGACCCCCAGGGATGGGAGGCTGCAAAACTGGTTAAACGCATTTTGGAAGGAGAAAGAGCCTCCGACATAGAACCTGTCATAGCGGAAACAGGGCGATTTATATTCAGTGATTACGAGTTAAAACGATGGAACCTCAGCAGACCAGTTCATCTAACCGTTCCATCCATCACCATACGACACGTCGAATAA
- a CDS encoding LexA family transcriptional regulator, with protein sequence MTNGFEAFFKRLCSETEIRNQSQLARELNVGRAAVSLAKKKESIPARWILDLSARFGLNPLWLEKGKGYPRSEAAVAAVEEDGASYEEVPKVRARLCAGGGSFETDGMVEGYYSFRSDWLKSRGNPANMVLMEVIGNSMEPEIKEGDMVLIDQARSDVLSGGIYAVGVEDTVMVKRVERLPGTLVLRSDNVDYSPIHLSGDELNNVRVIGQVLWASREYR encoded by the coding sequence ATGACGAACGGATTCGAAGCTTTTTTCAAGAGGCTGTGTTCGGAAACAGAAATTAGAAATCAATCGCAGCTTGCCCGTGAATTGAACGTGGGGCGGGCCGCGGTATCCCTTGCCAAAAAGAAAGAATCCATCCCTGCACGATGGATACTTGATCTGTCTGCCCGGTTTGGATTGAATCCGCTCTGGTTGGAAAAAGGCAAGGGTTATCCTCGTTCCGAGGCAGCCGTCGCAGCAGTTGAAGAGGACGGCGCCTCCTATGAGGAAGTGCCCAAGGTACGCGCTCGGTTGTGTGCCGGTGGCGGGTCGTTTGAAACCGATGGAATGGTTGAAGGGTATTACTCTTTTCGTTCTGATTGGTTGAAAAGCCGGGGGAATCCGGCCAATATGGTCCTCATGGAAGTCATCGGTAACTCCATGGAGCCGGAGATTAAGGAAGGGGATATGGTTCTTATTGACCAAGCTCGTTCCGATGTGCTTTCCGGTGGTATCTACGCCGTTGGTGTCGAGGATACTGTCATGGTCAAACGGGTGGAGCGACTGCCCGGTACTTTGGTTCTCCGGAGTGACAATGTGGATTATTCTCCTATCCATCTATCGGGTGACGAATTGAATAATGTTCGCGTCATCGGGCAGGTTCTGTGGGCATCCAGAGAATATCGCTAG
- the rnr gene encoding ribonuclease R, which produces MPKKKRNQPRPSTPPLYAGVILKLFKEVQRPMSRAEVIRQLRLKKRDKHIIKDLLKDLVRQGKLIRIRRGYGLAESMHCITGRLEIQRQGFGFVIPEDSRRKDVFINQRDIGEAWHGDSVVVSVLGEPKKGRNAEGRIVRILERGRKTLPAKVIKKMGDEWLCRPSDPKLAFGIICTLKEESLELKPGDIVICVPGEKMDPTMWQGEITELLGSEVDIAVQEALVKSNHNIRTRFPSGSESQAEGLPCEPSEKDFVGRRDLTEKQFVTIDGATARDFDDAVLVERLDKGYRLWVAIADVAHYVAEGTPLDKEALERGNSYYFPRSVVPMFPERLSNGLCSLNPDVKRLTMVVCMDTDESGRTRSASFCQAVIKSHARLTYTQVKQAILDRDEDARRKIEPVVPMLELAEELARKINKLRSQRGSLDFDLPEPEVFFDAAGEVSEIRPKQRSFANQLIEEFMVAANEAVAHHLIERGLPCLFRIHPHADEGKLQNLFRMLSRTDKSVVMPKEITPKKLQMLVASMRGTDKEYVVNRMLLRSMKQAKYSPENEGHFGLASEEYAHFTSPIRRYADLVVHRLLKTAISLDSDSAVKIPISGQKKLQNIANHISSRERIAMDAEREILKRVTVLFMRDKVGQSFNGVVSHITDFGFYVELKDVMAEGLIRLSSMDDDYYTYWSQREILVGERSGRAFALGQPVEVVLDEVHLERLELNFSLKSVEAAAVDYKDLIE; this is translated from the coding sequence ATGCCTAAAAAAAAACGCAATCAGCCTCGTCCAAGCACGCCGCCTTTGTATGCGGGTGTTATTCTCAAGCTGTTTAAAGAAGTGCAACGCCCCATGTCGCGAGCTGAGGTTATTCGTCAGCTTAGGCTCAAGAAGAGGGATAAGCATATCATCAAGGATCTGCTCAAGGATCTTGTGCGGCAAGGTAAGCTTATTCGTATTCGACGTGGATATGGTTTGGCTGAGTCCATGCATTGTATTACCGGGCGGCTGGAAATCCAGCGGCAGGGGTTTGGCTTCGTGATACCGGAAGACTCCCGGCGCAAGGATGTTTTCATCAATCAGCGGGATATTGGTGAGGCGTGGCACGGTGATAGTGTTGTCGTGTCAGTGCTCGGCGAGCCAAAAAAAGGCCGTAATGCCGAGGGCCGTATTGTTCGTATTTTGGAGCGGGGGCGCAAAACCCTGCCTGCAAAAGTCATCAAGAAGATGGGCGACGAGTGGCTGTGTCGGCCCAGCGACCCCAAGCTGGCGTTTGGGATTATTTGCACCCTCAAGGAAGAGTCCCTCGAATTGAAACCCGGTGATATTGTTATTTGTGTCCCCGGTGAAAAGATGGACCCGACAATGTGGCAGGGCGAAATCACGGAGCTTCTAGGCTCGGAAGTCGATATTGCGGTGCAGGAAGCGTTGGTCAAGTCCAATCACAATATCCGTACCCGATTTCCCTCTGGCTCCGAGAGTCAGGCAGAAGGCTTGCCCTGTGAGCCGTCTGAAAAGGATTTCGTTGGGCGTCGCGACCTTACAGAGAAGCAATTTGTGACCATTGATGGCGCAACAGCCCGTGATTTTGATGATGCCGTTTTGGTAGAGCGACTGGACAAGGGTTATCGTTTGTGGGTCGCCATCGCGGACGTGGCCCATTATGTGGCTGAAGGAACGCCTTTGGACAAGGAAGCCCTTGAGCGCGGCAATTCCTATTATTTCCCCCGGTCTGTTGTACCCATGTTCCCTGAGCGGTTGTCCAATGGCCTTTGTTCGTTGAATCCCGATGTAAAAAGGCTGACCATGGTCGTGTGCATGGACACAGATGAATCCGGTAGGACTCGTTCCGCCTCGTTTTGTCAGGCTGTCATCAAGAGTCATGCGCGACTGACATATACTCAGGTAAAACAGGCAATTCTTGACCGTGATGAAGACGCGCGGCGAAAAATTGAACCAGTGGTACCCATGTTGGAATTGGCCGAAGAACTGGCTCGAAAGATTAATAAACTACGGAGTCAACGCGGTTCCCTTGATTTTGATTTGCCAGAACCGGAAGTCTTTTTTGATGCTGCTGGCGAGGTGTCGGAAATCCGACCCAAACAACGTTCTTTTGCTAATCAGCTTATTGAGGAATTCATGGTCGCGGCAAACGAGGCCGTGGCGCATCATCTTATTGAGCGGGGTTTGCCGTGCCTGTTCCGTATTCATCCACATGCCGATGAAGGGAAATTGCAAAATCTGTTTCGCATGCTTTCCCGCACAGACAAAAGTGTTGTCATGCCCAAGGAGATAACGCCTAAAAAACTTCAGATGCTCGTGGCATCCATGCGTGGCACAGACAAGGAATATGTGGTCAACCGCATGTTGCTTCGTTCGATGAAACAGGCCAAGTATTCTCCGGAAAATGAGGGCCATTTCGGCTTGGCGAGTGAGGAATACGCACATTTTACATCGCCGATTCGCCGGTATGCTGATCTTGTTGTCCATCGTTTGCTCAAGACGGCTATCAGCCTCGACAGTGATTCCGCAGTCAAGATTCCCATTTCCGGCCAGAAAAAATTGCAAAATATAGCGAACCATATCTCCAGTCGCGAACGTATCGCCATGGACGCCGAACGCGAAATACTCAAACGAGTGACTGTGCTGTTTATGCGGGACAAGGTTGGGCAATCTTTTAATGGGGTTGTTTCTCACATCACGGACTTCGGGTTTTACGTGGAGTTGAAAGATGTCATGGCCGAAGGACTTATTCGTCTTTCCTCCATGGACGATGATTATTACACGTATTGGTCTCAGCGGGAAATACTTGTTGGCGAACGGTCAGGTCGAGCCTTTGCCCTTGGACAGCCTGTGGAGGTCGTGCTCGATGAGGTTCATCTGGAACGTCTGGAACTCAATTTCAGCCTTAAATCCGTGGAGGCCGCAGCCGTGGATTATAAGGATTTGATTGAATAG